The Bradyrhizobium betae genomic interval GCGTCCAGTCGACCGCGAGCAGCGAGGCCGGCTGCGTGATGTCGAGCCGCGCGCCCGGTGCGAGCTGCCACATGTAGCGCGAACCGCCGCGGGAATCCTCCGCGCGGCGCACCGCGATCTTGAGGCCGCGCGGCGTGGCTTCGCCGACCAGCGAATAGGATCGCGTCTCCGGCAGGCCGTCGATGGTAACGCTGACATTGATGTGACTGCCGACCGGATAGGCCGTGCCGTCGAACCGATCCGGCAGGATCAGGAATTCGCGGATGCCGGGCGCGAGGTCGCGCGTCGAGACGAGCGTCGCCGGAATCCAGGTTTCAATGAAGCGCATGGTGACTGCCCTAGTCGGTTGCGGCCCTGATCAGCGCGAGCGCCGGCAGGAGGTCGAGATGGGTCCGGTTGCGCAAGGCCAGCCGTAAATTGCGCACGGCGAGCCGAGCATGCTCGCGCATCACGGCCTCGGCGCGCGCGCCTTCGCGGTTCTCGATGGCGTCGATCACGACGCGGTGGTGCTCCTGCCCGATGATCAATATCTGCTGCGCCTCGGGCAGCGCCGACTGCGCCATCACGAAGCCGCTTGGGGATGCAAACGGCAGCGCCGAGGCGCGGTCGATCTGGCGGATCAAGGGCGGGCTGCGCGACAATTCGGTCAGCAGCGCGTGGAAGCGCGCATTCAGCGTGACATAGGACGAGAAGGCATCGACCGAGATAGGCACCTGCCGCAGCAGCTCGTCGATCGCCGCGAGACATTCTTTCAACGGCTCGAGCTCCCGCGCGGAGACGCCGCGCTCGGCGGCGAAGCGCGCGGCGAGGCCTTCCAGCGTGCCGCGCAGCTCGATGGAATCGGAGATGTCGCGCTCCGAAAACGCCTTCACCATGAAGCCGCCGGAGGGGATCGCCTCCAGCAGCCCTTCCTCCTCCAGCCGCACCAGTGCCATGCGCACCGGGGTGCGCGAGGCGCCGGTGGTCTCCACCGCCTGCAGCTCAGAGATGCGCTCGCCGGGCCGCAACGCGCCCGACAGGATCTGGTCGCGCAGCGCCAGCTGTGCCTTCACGGTTTGCGAGACGGAGCGGTCGACCTCGGCCATGATTTACTCCGCGGCCTGGAGGCGTTGCGGCGCGCTTTCCTTCGCCACCATCTTGTCAATCAGCTTGCGCGACCACATCGCGCCGGCGTCGATGTTGAGGTTGTAGAAGATGCGATCGGGATTCTCGTCCATCGCGCGCTGCTGCGCCTCGAGGATCAGCTCGTCCTCGCGGAAGATGCCGGAGACACCCTCGCGGATCTCGGTGGTGATGCGCTGCTCGCCAAGCTGGTAGTTGCGGACGAAGGCCCAGAAATAGTGACAAGTCTTCTCGGTCTCGGGCGTGATGGTGTTGAGCACGAAGCCGTTGACGCCCTGCGAGCGATCGCCTTCCGGCGCGCCGGTGCCTGTCGGCGCCACGCCGACATCGATCGCGATGGTGCACGGCGCCTCGAAACGGATGATCTGCCAGCGGTCGACGAGACCGGACTTGCCGAGCTGCTTGGCCCAGAACGGCGGCGGCTCGATGCCGCGCATCCAGCGCGTCACCGTGACCGTCTTCTCGCCGTGGGTGACGTCGAACGGCGCTTCGGCGACCGCGTCGTTGCCGATCGAGGAGCCGTGCACGAAGGTCTCGTGGGTGAGGTCCATGAGATTGTCGAGCACGAGGCGGTAGTCGCAATTGACGTGGATGGTCTTGCCGTCGCCGGCCCAGGCCGGATCATGGTTCCAGTGCATGTCGGGAACGAGCGCGGGATCGGCCAGCGCGGGATCGCCCATCCAGAGCCAGACGTAGCGGTGGCGCTCGACCACGGGATAGGCGCGGACGCAGGCCGACGGGTTGATGGTCTCCTGCGAGGGCATGAAGGTGCAGCGGCCCTGCGCGTTGTATTTGAGGCCGTGATAGCCGCAGACGACGGTGTCGCCCTCAAGCCGGCCCTTCGACAGCGGCACCAGCCGGTGCCAGCAGGCATCCTCCAGCGCGGCCACCGCGCCGTCGGCCTTGCGGTACATCACGATGTGCTTGCCGCAGATCGTCCGCGGCAACAGCGCCGGCTTGACCTCCGCGTCCCAGGCCGCGGCGTACCAGGCGTTCATGGGGAAGGGTTTTGTCACCGGCGATCTCCCAAGGCTTATGTATGCGTTATGTATACAATAACGGGGGGGGGAATCGTTCAAGGCCATAAATGGCTTATCTAATTACCTTTATGCCAATTGATGTATACACTCCCAACCGCGAGTCATTCCCCGCGAAAGCGGGGAATCCAGTACGCCGCGGCTGTCATCGGTTCACACAACTGCCGCCGCGGCGTACTGGATCACCCGCTTGCGCGGGTGATGACGGCTGTTGATGCGGCAGGCCCTCCCTTGGAGGGGCCAGCGAAAGCGCGCTTGGTTTGGACTTACCCCCCAAACACCTTCTTCAACCCCGCCTGCGCCTCATCCTGAATCCGCTTCAGGTGCTCGGTGCTGCGGAAGCTTTCGGCGTAGATCTTGTAGACGTCCTCCGTCCCCGACGGCCGCGCGGCGAACCAGCCGAAATCGGTTTCGACCTTGATGCCGCCGAAGGGTTGGCCGTTGCCGGGCGCCTTGCTCAGCGTGGCACGGACGGGATCGCCGGCGAGATCCTTCAGACCGAGCTGCTCGGGCGTGACGGACTTCAAAATGTTCTTTTGCGGCGTGGTGGCGGCGACGTCGATGCGCGCGTAATGGGGCACCCCCAACTCGGCGGTGAGATCGCCAAACAGCTGGCTCGGATCGCGGCCGGTCTTCGCCATGATCTCGGCGGCGAGCAGGCCGAGGATGATGCCGTCCTTGTCGGTGGTCCACACCGTGCCGTCGCGGCGCAGGAACGAGGCCCCTGCACTCTCCTCGCCGCCGAAGCCGAAGCCGCCGCTGACGAGGCCGTCGACGAACCATTTGAAGCCGACCGGCGTCTCGACCAGCTTGCGGCCGAGTTTTTTGGCGACGCGGTCGATGATCGAGCTCGACACCACCGTCTTGCCGATCGCGGCATCCTTGCCCCAGTTCGGGCGGTGCGCGAACAGATAGGAGATCGCGGTCGCCAGATAATGGTTGGGGTTCATCAGGCCGCCGGTACGCGTCACGATGCCGTGGCGGTCGGCGTCGGTATCGTTGGCGAAGGCGACGTCGAAGCGGTCGCGCATCGCGATCAGGCTCGCCATCGCGTAAGGCGAGGAGCAGTCCATCCGAATCTTGCCGTCCCAGTCCACCGTCATGAAGCGAAAGGTCGGATCGATCGCCTCGTTCACGACGCTGGCCTTCAGGCCGTAGCGCTCGATGATCGGGTGCCAGTAATGCACGGCGGCGCCGCCGAGCGGATCGATGCCGATATTGATGCCGGCGGATTTGACCAGGTCGAGATCGACGACGTTGCCGAGATCGGCGACGTAGGGCGTGACGAAGTCGTAGGCGTGCACGTTCGCCGACTTTTTCGCCTTGGCATAGTCCATCCGTGCGACGCCCTTGAGGCCGTCGGCAAGATAGGCGTTGGCGCGCTTCTCGACCACGCCGGTGACGTCGGTGTCGGCCGGGCCGCCATGCGGCGGATTGTATTTGTAGCCGCCGTCCTCCGGCGGATTGTGCGAGGGCGTGACGACGACGCCATCAGCCAGACCGGACGTGCGACCCTTGTTGTAGGTCAGGATCGCGTGCGATATGACAGGCGTCGGCGTGTAGCCGCCGTCCTTGTCGATCATGACGTCGACACCGTTGGCCGCGAACACCTCGACGGCGCTGACCAGCGCCGGCTCGGCCAGCGCATGGGTGTCGATGCCGATGAACAACGGACCGGTCAGCCCCTTCTCCTTGCGGTAGTCGCAAATCGCCTGCGTGGTGGCGAGGATGTGCCCTTCGTTGAACGTATTCTTGAACGAGGTGCCGCGATGGCCGGAGGTGCCGAACGCCACCCGCTTCGCCGGATCCGCCACATCAGGCTTGCCGGCGAAATAGGCCGTCACCAGCCGCGGAACGTTGGTGAGCGCGTCCGGCGAGACCAGCTTGCCCGCCGCGGGATGAACATCAGCCACTGAAATATCCTCGTTCTGCCTACAGAGATTGCGGAGCAGCATAGCATCGGCCGGGCCACCGCCAAGGGCACAACATCGGTGATGGGAACGGCGTTCCTTCCGAGGGCAAAGTGCCAATCCCGTCATCCTGAGGCGCGAGGCACACCGCGCAACGCGCGGCGTGCGGAGCCTCGAAGGATGTACGGCCTGGATGCAGCCGGGCCGTCGCCCTTCGAGGGCCGCTGAAGGAGCGGCCACCTCAGGGTGACGGTGATGGATTCGGGGCATCAGGCGCGAAGACATGCTACGCTCCGCAACCATCGAGGCCTTTCGAATCGCCCCATGATGCTCCTGCGAAAACTGCTTCTGCTGATCGCCGGCCTCGTTCTGGCCGGCGCGCCGGCGCGCGCCGCGGAGTTCTACACCGAGGACCTCCGCATTCCGATGGCGGAGGCCGGGCCGCAGGGGCTGGAGGCGTTCCTGGTCCGCCCCGCAGGCGCGAAGCGCTATCCGCTGGCGCTGCTCAGCCACGGCTCGCCGCGCAGCTTCGACGACCGCGCGACCATGACGGCGCACAAATATTACGGCATCGCGCTCGAATATGCCCGGCGCGGCTTTGCCGCGCTGATCGTGATGCGGCGCGGCTACGGCACCTCGCCGGGCGGGCGCATCGACAGCATCGGCGGCTGCGCCAATGCCGCTTATTTGCCGGCAGCCGCTGTTGCGGTCGCGGATTTGCGCGCCGCG includes:
- a CDS encoding GntR family transcriptional regulator encodes the protein MAEVDRSVSQTVKAQLALRDQILSGALRPGERISELQAVETTGASRTPVRMALVRLEEEGLLEAIPSGGFMVKAFSERDISDSIELRGTLEGLAARFAAERGVSARELEPLKECLAAIDELLRQVPISVDAFSSYVTLNARFHALLTELSRSPPLIRQIDRASALPFASPSGFVMAQSALPEAQQILIIGQEHHRVVIDAIENREGARAEAVMREHARLAVRNLRLALRNRTHLDLLPALALIRAATD
- the pgm gene encoding phosphoglucomutase (alpha-D-glucose-1,6-bisphosphate-dependent); this encodes MADVHPAAGKLVSPDALTNVPRLVTAYFAGKPDVADPAKRVAFGTSGHRGTSFKNTFNEGHILATTQAICDYRKEKGLTGPLFIGIDTHALAEPALVSAVEVFAANGVDVMIDKDGGYTPTPVISHAILTYNKGRTSGLADGVVVTPSHNPPEDGGYKYNPPHGGPADTDVTGVVEKRANAYLADGLKGVARMDYAKAKKSANVHAYDFVTPYVADLGNVVDLDLVKSAGINIGIDPLGGAAVHYWHPIIERYGLKASVVNEAIDPTFRFMTVDWDGKIRMDCSSPYAMASLIAMRDRFDVAFANDTDADRHGIVTRTGGLMNPNHYLATAISYLFAHRPNWGKDAAIGKTVVSSSIIDRVAKKLGRKLVETPVGFKWFVDGLVSGGFGFGGEESAGASFLRRDGTVWTTDKDGIILGLLAAEIMAKTGRDPSQLFGDLTAELGVPHYARIDVAATTPQKNILKSVTPEQLGLKDLAGDPVRATLSKAPGNGQPFGGIKVETDFGWFAARPSGTEDVYKIYAESFRSTEHLKRIQDEAQAGLKKVFGG
- a CDS encoding aromatic ring-hydroxylating dioxygenase subunit alpha — translated: MTKPFPMNAWYAAAWDAEVKPALLPRTICGKHIVMYRKADGAVAALEDACWHRLVPLSKGRLEGDTVVCGYHGLKYNAQGRCTFMPSQETINPSACVRAYPVVERHRYVWLWMGDPALADPALVPDMHWNHDPAWAGDGKTIHVNCDYRLVLDNLMDLTHETFVHGSSIGNDAVAEAPFDVTHGEKTVTVTRWMRGIEPPPFWAKQLGKSGLVDRWQIIRFEAPCTIAIDVGVAPTGTGAPEGDRSQGVNGFVLNTITPETEKTCHYFWAFVRNYQLGEQRITTEIREGVSGIFREDELILEAQQRAMDENPDRIFYNLNIDAGAMWSRKLIDKMVAKESAPQRLQAAE